Proteins encoded within one genomic window of Alteribacter populi:
- the iolG gene encoding inositol 2-dehydrogenase → MKLNVGIIGAGRIGKLHAENLLSFQDVHVKAISDLYIEPIKDWVRSKGIPKVSTNYREILNDEMIDAVLVCAPTIVHAEIIYEAIEAGKHIFCEKPITFDINETYKIHSVVEASNIKFQVGFNRRFDPHFSQVENGVRTGEVGNAHIIKITSRDPEAPPPEYIKSSGGLFMDMTIHDFDMARFLSGSDVEEVFATGTNLVDPVFKEFNDIDTAIITLKFANGAIGVIDNSREAIYGYDQRIEVFGSKGCLQADNDLTSTVKKLGKNGTLQDNPKHFFLERYQKAYICELRAFFDSIKHDTKTLCTINDGLEAERMANAAKKSLEMGTPVKL, encoded by the coding sequence ATGAAATTAAATGTTGGAATTATTGGAGCAGGGAGAATTGGTAAGCTGCATGCGGAAAATCTGCTATCATTTCAAGATGTTCATGTCAAAGCCATTTCCGACTTATATATTGAGCCCATTAAGGATTGGGTGAGAAGCAAGGGAATCCCTAAGGTGTCAACAAATTATAGAGAAATCCTTAATGATGAAATGATAGATGCTGTTTTAGTTTGTGCCCCAACGATAGTGCATGCTGAAATTATTTATGAAGCAATAGAAGCCGGAAAGCACATTTTTTGTGAAAAGCCAATTACTTTTGATATTAACGAGACATATAAGATTCATAGTGTTGTAGAAGCATCAAATATAAAATTTCAAGTTGGCTTTAATAGACGTTTTGATCCGCACTTCAGTCAAGTTGAAAATGGGGTGAGAACTGGAGAGGTCGGTAATGCTCACATCATAAAGATAACTTCCCGTGATCCTGAGGCTCCACCGCCTGAGTATATTAAATCCTCTGGTGGTTTGTTCATGGATATGACGATTCATGATTTCGATATGGCAAGGTTTTTAAGTGGCTCTGACGTTGAAGAAGTCTTTGCCACGGGTACTAACTTAGTTGATCCCGTATTTAAAGAATTCAATGACATCGACACGGCAATTATTACCCTCAAGTTTGCTAATGGAGCCATTGGTGTCATTGATAATAGTAGAGAAGCGATTTATGGTTATGATCAAAGAATTGAAGTATTCGGTTCAAAAGGATGCCTTCAAGCAGATAATGATTTAACCTCCACTGTTAAGAAGTTAGGTAAAAATGGCACTCTTCAAGATAATCCAAAACATTTCTTTTTAGAAAGATATCAAAAAGCATACATTTGTGAATTACGTGCATTTTTTGATTCGATCAAACATGATACAAAGACGTTATGTACGATAAACGATGGTTTAGAAGCTGAGCGAATGGCAAATGCCGCGAAGAAGTCATTGGAAATGGGAACTC